A DNA window from Ovis aries strain OAR_USU_Benz2616 breed Rambouillet chromosome 7, ARS-UI_Ramb_v3.0, whole genome shotgun sequence contains the following coding sequences:
- the SALL2 gene encoding sal-like protein 2 isoform X1, which translates to MSRRKQRKPQQLISDCEGPSASENGDVSEDDHPQVCAKCCAQFTDPAEFLAHQNACSTDPPVMVIIGGQENPNNSSTSCEPRPEGHSSPQAMEAEQSNPSDCASSVPTDPTWGPERRGEESSGHFLIAATGTAAGGGGGLILASPKLGATPLPPESTPAPPPPPPPPPPSGVGSGHLNIPLILEELRVLQQRQIHQMQMTEQICRQVLLLGSLGQTVGTPSSPSELPGTGTASSTKPLLPLFSPIKPVQTGKTLAPSSTSSSGAEAPKQAFFHLYHPLGSQHPFSAGVVGRSHKPTPAASPALSGSTDQLIASPHLAFPGTTGLLAAQCLGAARGLEAAASPGLLKPKNGGGELGYGEVMGPLEKPGGRHKCRFCAKVFGSDSALQIHLRSHTGERPYKCNVCGNRFTTRGNLKVHFHRHREKYPHVQMNPHPVPEHLDYVITSSGLPYGMSVPPEKAEEEAAVPGGGVERKPLVASTAALSATESLTLLSTGAGTTTAPALPAFNKFVLMKAVEPKNKADENTPPGSEGSAIAGVAESGAATRMQLSKLVTSLPSWALLTNHLKSTGSFPFPYVLEPLGASPSETSKLQQLVEKIDRQGAVAVASTASGAPTTSAPAASSSASSGPNQCVICLRVLSCPRALRLHYGQHGGERPFKCKVCGRAFSTRGNLRAHFVGHKASPAARAQNSCPICQKKFTNAVTLQQHVRMHLGGQIPNGGTALPEAGGAAQENGSEQSTVSGAGGFPQQPSQQPSPEEELSEEEEEDEEEEEDVTDEDSLAGRGSESGGEKAISVRGDSEEASGTEEEVGTVAAVTTAGKEMDTNEKTIQQPCLLPPPPADTLDQTQPKEQGGSDAAGGTEEGAKPERSSSPGSALALEGEGSSTPLVEELSLQEVMRKEPGESSGRKACEVCGQTFPTQAALEEHQKTHPKEGLLFTCVFCRQGFLERATLKKHMLLAHHQVQPFAPHGPQNIAALSLVPGCSPSITSPGLSPFPRKDDPTIP; encoded by the exons ATGTCTCGGCGAAAGCAGCGGAAACCCCAACAGTTAATCTCGGACTGCGAAGGTCCCAGCGCGTCTGAGAACG GTGATGTGAGCGAGGACGACCACCCCCAAGTCTGTGCCAAGTGCTGCGCACAATTCACTGACCCAGCTGAATTCCTCGCCCACCAGAATGCATGTTCTACTGATCCCCCTGTAATGGTGATAATTGGGGGCCAGGAGAACCCCAACAACTCTTCGACCTCTTGCGAGCCTCGGCCTGAGGGCCACAGTAGTCCGCAGGCCATGGAGGCCGAGCAAAGCAACCCCTCGGACTGCGCGTCCTCTGTACCCACAGATCCCACCTGGGGCCCCGAGCGGAGGGGAGAGGAGTCTTCCGGGCACTTCCTCATTGCTGCCACAGGTACAgcagctgggggaggtgggggcctgATCTTGGCCAGCCCCAAGCTGGGAGCGACTCCATTACCGCCGGAGTCCACCCctgcaccccctcctcctccgcctcctcctcccccctcagGGGTAGGCAGTGGCCACTTGAACATCCCTCTGATCTTGGAAGAACTCCGGGTGCTGCAGCAGCGCCAGATTCATCAGATGCAGATGACTGAGCAAATCTGCCGGCAGGTGCTGCTGCTAGGCTCCTTAGGCCAGACAGTGGGCACCCCTTCCAGTCCCTCGGAGCTACCTGGGACAGGGACTGCCTCCTCCACCAAGCCCCTGCTGCCTCTCTTCAGTCCCATCAAGCCTGTCCAAACTGGCAAAACACTGGCaccttcctccacctcctcctcaggGGCAGAAGCACCCAAGCAGGCTTTCTTCCACCTTTACCACCCCTTGGGGTCACAGCACCCTTTTTCTGCTGGTGTGGTCGGGCGAAGCCACAAACCCACCCCTGCAGCCTCCCCGGCCCTGTCGGGCAGCACGGATCAGCTGATTGCCTCGCCTCACCTGGCATTCCCAGGCACTACAGGACTCCTGGCAGCGCAGTGTCTTGGGGCAGCCCGGGGCCTCGAGGCTGCTGCTTCCCCAGGGCTCCTGAAGCCAAAGAATGGAGGTGGAGAGTTGGGTTATGGGGAAGTGATGGGCCCCTTGGAGAAGCCCGGTGGGAGGCACAAGTGCCGCTTCTGCGCCAAAGTATTTGGTAGTGACAGTGCCCTGCAGATCCACCTGCGTTCCCACACAGGCGAGAGACCCTATAAGTGTAATGTGTGTGGCAACCGCTTTACCACGCGAGGCAACCTCAAAGTGCATTTCCACCGGCATCGGGAGAAGTACCCACATGTGCAGATGAACCCTCACCCGGTTCCAGAGCATCTCGACTATGTTATCACCAGCAGCGGCCTGCCCTATGGTATGTCGGTGCCGccagagaaggctgaggaggaggCAGCTGTGCCGGGTGGAGGTGTGGAACGCAAGCCTCTGGTGGCCTCCACCGCCGCCCTCAGTGCCACAGAGAGCCTCACGCTGCTCTCCACCGGTGCAGGCACCACTACGGCCCCTGCGCTTCCTGCTTTCAATAAGTTTGTGCTCATGAAAGCAGTAGAGCCAAAGAATAAAGCGGATGAAAACACCCCGCCGGGGAGTGAGGGCTCAGCCATCGCCGGGGTGGCAGAAAGTGGTGCAGCAACCCGCATGCAGCTAAGTAAGCTGGTGACATCGCTACCCAGCTGGGCCCTGCTTACCAACCACTTGAAGTCCACTGGTAGCTTCCCCTTCCCTTATGTGCTGGAGCCCTTGGGGGCTTCACCCTCCGAGACCTCCAAGCTTCAGCAGCTGGTAGAAAAGATTGACCGTCAAGGAGCTGTGGCAGTGGCCTCTACTGCCTCGGGTGCCCCCACAACCTCTGCCCctgcagcttcatcatcagccTCATCTGGACCCAACCAGTGTGTCATTTGTCTCCGGGTGCTGAGCTGTCCTCGGGCACTGCGCCTGCATTACGGTCAGCATGGAGGTGAGCGGCCCTTCAAATGCAAAGTGTGTGGCAGAGCTTTCTCTACCCGAGGCAATCTGCGTGCACATTTCGTGGGCCATAAGGCTAGTCCAGCTGCCCGGGCCCAGAACTCCTGCCCCATTTGCCAGAAGAAGTTCACCAACGCTGTTACTCTGCAGCAGCATGTTCGGATGCACCTGGGGGGCCAGATCCCCAATGGTGGCACTGCACTCCCGGAAGCGGGGGGAGCTGCCCAGGAGAACGGCTCTGAGCAATCGACAGTCTCCGGAGCGGGGGGCTTCCCCCAGCAGCCATCCCAGCAGCCATCCCCAGAGGAGGAGTTGtctgaagaagaggaagaggatgaagaagaggaagaagatgtgACTGATGAAGATTCCCTGGCCGGAAGAGGCTCTGAAAGTGGAGGGGAGAAGGCCATATCCGTGCGAGGTGATTCAGAAGAGGCCTCTGGCACTGAGGAGGAAGTGGGGACTGTGGCAGCGGTGACCACAGCTGGGAAGGAGATGGACACTAATGAGAAGACCATTCAGCAGCCGTGTCTGCTGCCGCCGCCACCAGCTGACACCCTGGATCAGACACAGCCAAAGGAGCAGGGAGGCAGTGATGCTGCCGGAGGCACGGAAGAGGGGGCAAAACCGGAGAGGAGCTCCAGCCCAGGGTCAGCGCTGGCCCTTGAAGGGGAAGGCAGCAGCACCCCCTTGGTGGAGGAGCTGAGCCTGCAGGAAGTGATGAGAAAGGAGCCCGGGGAGAGCAGTGGCCGAAAGGCCTGTGAGGTGTGTGGCCAGACCTTTCCCACCCAAGCAGCTCTGGAGGAGCATCAGAAAACCCACCCCAAGGAGGGGCTGCTCTTCACTTGTGTTTTCTGCAGGCAGGGCTTTCTTGAGCGGGCTACCCTCAAGAAGCACATGCTGCTGGCCCACCACCAGGTACAGCCCTTTGCCCCCCATGGCCCTCAGAATATTGCTGCTCTTTCCTTGGTCCCAGGCTGCTCACCCTCTATCACTTCCCCAGGGCTCTCTCCCTTTCCCCGAAAAGATGACCCCACCATTCCATGA
- the SALL2 gene encoding sal-like protein 2 isoform X2 has protein sequence MAHEAGRSARLGGPCGEPAELGGDVSEDDHPQVCAKCCAQFTDPAEFLAHQNACSTDPPVMVIIGGQENPNNSSTSCEPRPEGHSSPQAMEAEQSNPSDCASSVPTDPTWGPERRGEESSGHFLIAATGTAAGGGGGLILASPKLGATPLPPESTPAPPPPPPPPPPSGVGSGHLNIPLILEELRVLQQRQIHQMQMTEQICRQVLLLGSLGQTVGTPSSPSELPGTGTASSTKPLLPLFSPIKPVQTGKTLAPSSTSSSGAEAPKQAFFHLYHPLGSQHPFSAGVVGRSHKPTPAASPALSGSTDQLIASPHLAFPGTTGLLAAQCLGAARGLEAAASPGLLKPKNGGGELGYGEVMGPLEKPGGRHKCRFCAKVFGSDSALQIHLRSHTGERPYKCNVCGNRFTTRGNLKVHFHRHREKYPHVQMNPHPVPEHLDYVITSSGLPYGMSVPPEKAEEEAAVPGGGVERKPLVASTAALSATESLTLLSTGAGTTTAPALPAFNKFVLMKAVEPKNKADENTPPGSEGSAIAGVAESGAATRMQLSKLVTSLPSWALLTNHLKSTGSFPFPYVLEPLGASPSETSKLQQLVEKIDRQGAVAVASTASGAPTTSAPAASSSASSGPNQCVICLRVLSCPRALRLHYGQHGGERPFKCKVCGRAFSTRGNLRAHFVGHKASPAARAQNSCPICQKKFTNAVTLQQHVRMHLGGQIPNGGTALPEAGGAAQENGSEQSTVSGAGGFPQQPSQQPSPEEELSEEEEEDEEEEEDVTDEDSLAGRGSESGGEKAISVRGDSEEASGTEEEVGTVAAVTTAGKEMDTNEKTIQQPCLLPPPPADTLDQTQPKEQGGSDAAGGTEEGAKPERSSSPGSALALEGEGSSTPLVEELSLQEVMRKEPGESSGRKACEVCGQTFPTQAALEEHQKTHPKEGLLFTCVFCRQGFLERATLKKHMLLAHHQVQPFAPHGPQNIAALSLVPGCSPSITSPGLSPFPRKDDPTIP, from the exons ATGGCGCACGAAGCCGGGAGGAGCGCTCGTCTCGGGGGGCCCTGCGGGGAGCCGGCGGAGCTTGGAG GTGATGTGAGCGAGGACGACCACCCCCAAGTCTGTGCCAAGTGCTGCGCACAATTCACTGACCCAGCTGAATTCCTCGCCCACCAGAATGCATGTTCTACTGATCCCCCTGTAATGGTGATAATTGGGGGCCAGGAGAACCCCAACAACTCTTCGACCTCTTGCGAGCCTCGGCCTGAGGGCCACAGTAGTCCGCAGGCCATGGAGGCCGAGCAAAGCAACCCCTCGGACTGCGCGTCCTCTGTACCCACAGATCCCACCTGGGGCCCCGAGCGGAGGGGAGAGGAGTCTTCCGGGCACTTCCTCATTGCTGCCACAGGTACAgcagctgggggaggtgggggcctgATCTTGGCCAGCCCCAAGCTGGGAGCGACTCCATTACCGCCGGAGTCCACCCctgcaccccctcctcctccgcctcctcctcccccctcagGGGTAGGCAGTGGCCACTTGAACATCCCTCTGATCTTGGAAGAACTCCGGGTGCTGCAGCAGCGCCAGATTCATCAGATGCAGATGACTGAGCAAATCTGCCGGCAGGTGCTGCTGCTAGGCTCCTTAGGCCAGACAGTGGGCACCCCTTCCAGTCCCTCGGAGCTACCTGGGACAGGGACTGCCTCCTCCACCAAGCCCCTGCTGCCTCTCTTCAGTCCCATCAAGCCTGTCCAAACTGGCAAAACACTGGCaccttcctccacctcctcctcaggGGCAGAAGCACCCAAGCAGGCTTTCTTCCACCTTTACCACCCCTTGGGGTCACAGCACCCTTTTTCTGCTGGTGTGGTCGGGCGAAGCCACAAACCCACCCCTGCAGCCTCCCCGGCCCTGTCGGGCAGCACGGATCAGCTGATTGCCTCGCCTCACCTGGCATTCCCAGGCACTACAGGACTCCTGGCAGCGCAGTGTCTTGGGGCAGCCCGGGGCCTCGAGGCTGCTGCTTCCCCAGGGCTCCTGAAGCCAAAGAATGGAGGTGGAGAGTTGGGTTATGGGGAAGTGATGGGCCCCTTGGAGAAGCCCGGTGGGAGGCACAAGTGCCGCTTCTGCGCCAAAGTATTTGGTAGTGACAGTGCCCTGCAGATCCACCTGCGTTCCCACACAGGCGAGAGACCCTATAAGTGTAATGTGTGTGGCAACCGCTTTACCACGCGAGGCAACCTCAAAGTGCATTTCCACCGGCATCGGGAGAAGTACCCACATGTGCAGATGAACCCTCACCCGGTTCCAGAGCATCTCGACTATGTTATCACCAGCAGCGGCCTGCCCTATGGTATGTCGGTGCCGccagagaaggctgaggaggaggCAGCTGTGCCGGGTGGAGGTGTGGAACGCAAGCCTCTGGTGGCCTCCACCGCCGCCCTCAGTGCCACAGAGAGCCTCACGCTGCTCTCCACCGGTGCAGGCACCACTACGGCCCCTGCGCTTCCTGCTTTCAATAAGTTTGTGCTCATGAAAGCAGTAGAGCCAAAGAATAAAGCGGATGAAAACACCCCGCCGGGGAGTGAGGGCTCAGCCATCGCCGGGGTGGCAGAAAGTGGTGCAGCAACCCGCATGCAGCTAAGTAAGCTGGTGACATCGCTACCCAGCTGGGCCCTGCTTACCAACCACTTGAAGTCCACTGGTAGCTTCCCCTTCCCTTATGTGCTGGAGCCCTTGGGGGCTTCACCCTCCGAGACCTCCAAGCTTCAGCAGCTGGTAGAAAAGATTGACCGTCAAGGAGCTGTGGCAGTGGCCTCTACTGCCTCGGGTGCCCCCACAACCTCTGCCCctgcagcttcatcatcagccTCATCTGGACCCAACCAGTGTGTCATTTGTCTCCGGGTGCTGAGCTGTCCTCGGGCACTGCGCCTGCATTACGGTCAGCATGGAGGTGAGCGGCCCTTCAAATGCAAAGTGTGTGGCAGAGCTTTCTCTACCCGAGGCAATCTGCGTGCACATTTCGTGGGCCATAAGGCTAGTCCAGCTGCCCGGGCCCAGAACTCCTGCCCCATTTGCCAGAAGAAGTTCACCAACGCTGTTACTCTGCAGCAGCATGTTCGGATGCACCTGGGGGGCCAGATCCCCAATGGTGGCACTGCACTCCCGGAAGCGGGGGGAGCTGCCCAGGAGAACGGCTCTGAGCAATCGACAGTCTCCGGAGCGGGGGGCTTCCCCCAGCAGCCATCCCAGCAGCCATCCCCAGAGGAGGAGTTGtctgaagaagaggaagaggatgaagaagaggaagaagatgtgACTGATGAAGATTCCCTGGCCGGAAGAGGCTCTGAAAGTGGAGGGGAGAAGGCCATATCCGTGCGAGGTGATTCAGAAGAGGCCTCTGGCACTGAGGAGGAAGTGGGGACTGTGGCAGCGGTGACCACAGCTGGGAAGGAGATGGACACTAATGAGAAGACCATTCAGCAGCCGTGTCTGCTGCCGCCGCCACCAGCTGACACCCTGGATCAGACACAGCCAAAGGAGCAGGGAGGCAGTGATGCTGCCGGAGGCACGGAAGAGGGGGCAAAACCGGAGAGGAGCTCCAGCCCAGGGTCAGCGCTGGCCCTTGAAGGGGAAGGCAGCAGCACCCCCTTGGTGGAGGAGCTGAGCCTGCAGGAAGTGATGAGAAAGGAGCCCGGGGAGAGCAGTGGCCGAAAGGCCTGTGAGGTGTGTGGCCAGACCTTTCCCACCCAAGCAGCTCTGGAGGAGCATCAGAAAACCCACCCCAAGGAGGGGCTGCTCTTCACTTGTGTTTTCTGCAGGCAGGGCTTTCTTGAGCGGGCTACCCTCAAGAAGCACATGCTGCTGGCCCACCACCAGGTACAGCCCTTTGCCCCCCATGGCCCTCAGAATATTGCTGCTCTTTCCTTGGTCCCAGGCTGCTCACCCTCTATCACTTCCCCAGGGCTCTCTCCCTTTCCCCGAAAAGATGACCCCACCATTCCATGA